The genomic stretch ATGCTCAGACCATCCATATTGGTATCAGTTGCCTGATAACCACTCAGCTTGTAATTGGTGGTGTATGCGCTATTTTCTTTCGCCAACAATACATTGCTGAGTATTGACCCTGCATCGTTTGACGGGCCTTGTGCAATCAGGTACTCATCTGCATTGGTATTCCCCGCCCACAGCATGACTTTCTTGCCGGACAAGAAGCGGGCATGGTCGCCGTAAGTGCTGGTGGTTTCCTCGCTGAAATCCACCATGATCGGTGTTGCGCCCAACGCGATGGCTGCTGCACTCATTGCCCCTAAATGGTTACGGTGATGGGCGGACAGGTAATAATGACCCGGTTCCACACCCACCAACAGGAACGTCGTGCCACCTGTCTGCGCATCCATTATGTCACCATCACGCTGAATCAAACCTGTCACACTGGCTTTGCGTATAGCAGGGTTGCTGGCGTCATGCAGTTCTAGCCTTACCCAGTCGACGGGCGCATCAGCGCCGCTGGTGTCCAGCAATGTGCTGGCTGCACGCTGGCTACCCGTATTTGGCAGGGTAGTGGTTGGGTAGGGCGCTGTTGTGGGGATCAGCTTTTTGGTACGCAAGGTATCGCGCATTCGTTGGCTGTTGCTGTCATACGCCCCTTGCAACAGTAGCCGTGCTTGCAGACGGATGACGTCGGCTTTTAAGGGATTACCACCTCGAATGACTTCTTCACCGTCTTGCAAGGTGTCATTATCCGTATCCGGTTTATTGGGGTCAGTGCCGAGTTCGGCTTCCTGTGCATCCGTCAGGCCGTCGTTATCGGTGTCTTTATTGACATCGACGCAGACCGCTGGGCAGCCATAATTGCTGGCATAATTATTGTCACTGGATGAACCCCAACCTAAGTTGGAAAACTGGTTACCGGGGTTGGTATCCATAGAGTTGGGTTGGTTATTGAACGGGTCATGTGCATTATCCAGCAGTGAAATGGCTCCAGCACAGGCACCTGCATTGGCGAAGCTGAAAACCTCCAACTCATTACCCAGTTGCCACTTAAAGCCTTGTGGGTTGCTGGGAATCATGGTGAATGACAGGTAATCGGCACTGGTATCTTCGCTCGGGGCGTCGACCCGTGAGCTTTCTGTCCAAATAATGCCACTAATGGCCGAGGTAAGCCCCGTCACCTTAAAGCTATCACTGCCTGTGACGTGCGGCATTTTGAGTGTTACCTGACTGGTCAGGCTCATATTGGGTGAGGGCACGCTGCCGGGATACAGGTAAACATGGTAACGCTGATCAACATTACTCCAGCCTACCCGGTAGTACACGCTATTGGCGACGGGTGCTGGAGGAGATGCCGTGCAATCCAGCGCACAACTGGCCGCGCCACCGTAGTTGCCAAGGTAATCATTATCATCAGTCGAACCCCAGCCTGTATTGGCAAACTGGTTGTTAGGGTTCGTATGGGTTGAATTCTTAGGGTTTGCCGGTGGCTGGTTAAACGGGTCGGTGGCGTTATCCA from Thiothrix litoralis encodes the following:
- a CDS encoding thrombospondin type 3 repeat-containing protein; translation: MTTSLGAGFLPLGYLPKTYNKDTLMLVTIRQTALRTLTFLLLMQASATVLAAEGGVAYRVAWDADAARYRVYLRPSSTPSPDLSLTAQVTLRVPHATGTNQFRITDIQSKPGTAWSLGSHVMAPSENPAIDYLSFVFIPVDVKAFAFKAGEEQEAFSFKNAGSCLGNVELMDNATDPFNQPPANPKNSTHTNPNNQFANTGWGSTDDNDYLGNYGGAASCALDCTASPPAPVANSVYYRVGWSNVDQRYHVYLYPGSVPSPNMSLTSQVTLKMPHVTGSDSFKVTGLTSAISGIIWTESSRVDAPSEDTSADYLSFTMIPSNPQGFKWQLGNELEVFSFANAGACAGAISLLDNAHDPFNNQPNSMDTNPGNQFSNLGWGSSSDNNYASNYGCPAVCVDVNKDTDNDGLTDAQEAELGTDPNKPDTDNDTLQDGEEVIRGGNPLKADVIRLQARLLLQGAYDSNSQRMRDTLRTKKLIPTTAPYPTTTLPNTGSQRAASTLLDTSGADAPVDWVRLELHDASNPAIRKASVTGLIQRDGDIMDAQTGGTTFLLVGVEPGHYYLSAHHRNHLGAMSAAAIALGATPIMVDFSEETTSTYGDHARFLSGKKVMLWAGNTNADEYLIAQGPSNDAGSILSNVLLAKENSAYTTNYKLSGYQATDTNMDGLSIFAGPANDVDLLLGNVLLHPVNSTFSANYIVRQQLP